The proteins below come from a single Larimichthys crocea isolate SSNF chromosome XIV, L_crocea_2.0, whole genome shotgun sequence genomic window:
- the LOC109142978 gene encoding low affinity immunoglobulin gamma Fc region receptor II-like, with amino-acid sequence MEVRALCIRMLLTVLVLLLSAQVQHSDCHKADASFPRIVPSRLQFFEYEFVFINCDELSFFNETEWRVMRKFDDRKTICNVKWEKTGSCNITSTFAGDSGEYWCQAKGKTSSIVNIVVTAGPVILESPALPVLKGDDVTLRCRNRNKTTSNLKADFYKDGVLIGSSSTGNVTIRNVSQSDEGHYKCHISGTGESAESWLAVRVRPVILESPRLPVVEGNNITLHCRGRNTFNVTVHFYKDGILIRNSTARNMTIHSISKSHEGLYKCNISGTGESAESWLAVTVSPTLHEEGQSSQHHSSKLIIVWTTATCSMALLLLLVGSCGKHRDMDESVTTTAYYTLSTDCFSAPRVSSCNALSICQYHRTFK; translated from the exons ATGGAGGTCAGAGCTCTCTGCATCAGAATGT TGTTAACTGTActggtgttgctgctgtctgcacaAGTCCAGCACAGCGACTGTCACAAAGCCG atgCATCTTTTCCTCGTATCGTTCCGTCCAGACTGCAGTTCTTTGAATACGAGTTTGTCTTTATAAACTGTGATGAACTGTCATTTTTCAATGAGACTGAATGGAGAGTGATGAGGAAGTTTGATGACAGGAAAACTATATGTAATGTCAAATGGGAGAAAACAGGATCCTGCAACATTACATCTACATTCGCAGGAGACAGCGGAGAATACTGGTGTCAAGCTAAAGGAAAAACAAGCAGCATTGTAAACATTGTAGTGACAG CTGGTCCTGTGATCCTGGAGAGTCCTGCGTTACCTGTGTTGAAGGGAGATGATGTAACTCTgcgctgcagaaacagaaacaagacgACCTCAAACCTTAAAGCTGATTTCTATAAAGATGGCGTCCTCATCGGGAGCAGCTCTACAGGAAACGTGACCATCCGCAATGTTTCCCAGTCTGATGAAGGACACTACAAGTGTCACATCTCTGGAACTGGTGAATCAGCAGAGAGCTGGCTGGCTGTCAGAG TTAGGCCTGTGATCCTGGAGAGTCCTCGTCTTCCTGTGGTGGAGGGAAATAATATCACTCTGCATTGCAGAGGCAGGAACACCTTCAACGTCACAGTTCACTTCTATAAAGATGGCATCCTCATTAGGAACAGCACTGCAAGAAACATGACCATCCACAGTATCTCCAAATCACATGAAGGACTCTACAAGTGTAACATCTCTGGAACTGGTGAATCAGCAGAGAGCTGGCTGGCTGTTACAG TCTCTCCAACACTTCATGAAGAGGGTCAATCTTCCCAGCATCATTCCTCTAAGCTCATCATCGTGTGGACTACAGCCACGTGTTCGATGGCCCTGCTACTGCTGTTGGTGGGGTCATGCGGAAAACATAGAG ATATGGATGAATCCGTAACTACAACTGCTTACTACACTTTGAGCACAG ACTGTTTTTCAGCACCAAGAGTATCCTCCTGCAACGCCCTTTCCATCTGCCAGTACCACCGCACTTTTAAGTAG
- the LOC109140376 gene encoding low affinity immunoglobulin gamma Fc region receptor II-a isoform X1 encodes MEVTDLCIGLFVKVLVLLVAEDQYGYCAERIDGALLRVVPNRLQFFEFDSISFDCDGFDDFTEWRVMKRIMGVTSRCGRGWKTSRTPCSLEHVLEGDSGVYWCEANETAISNSVHITVTDGSVILESPAVPVLEGSDVTLHCRNKKTSTVHVADFYKDGTLKWTIFEGSISIHNVSKSDEGLYKCDIAGVESAESWLAVRVAPTLHEEGQPSQHHSSELIIVWTTATCSMTLLLLLVGLCLCVKHRVFFCISSRTTVPDSHSSETRTVSGLTAVVNPQRPIYSCVTANTSQTEPGVSVLTPTPTVDASSRRASDVYYTFD; translated from the exons ATGGAGGTGACAGATCTCTGCATTGGACTAT TCGTCAAAGTATTGGTGCTTCTGGTTGCAGAAGATCAGTACGGTTACTGTGCTGAGAGAATTG ACGGAGCTTTGCTTCGTGTTGTTCCAAACAGACTCCAGTTCTTCGAATTTGACTCTATCTCTTTTGATTGTGACGGATTTGATGATTTCACCGAGTGGAGAGTGATGAAGAGGATTATGGGAGTCACATCAAGGTGTGGTCGTGGCTGGAAGACATCAAGGACACCCTGCTCACTTGAACATGTCCTTGAAGGAGACAGTGGAGTTTATTGGTGTGAAGCTAACGAAACAGCGATAAGCAACTCTGTCCACATCACTGTTACCG ATGGTTCTGTGATCCTGGAGAGTCCTGCTGTCCCTGTGCTGGAGGGATCCGATGTGACTCTGCACTGCAGAAACAAGAAAACTTCCACTGTCCATGTAGCTGATTTCTATAAAGATGGCACTTTGAAATGGACTATCTTTGAAGGAAGCATCAGCATCCACAATGTTTCTAAGTCTGATGAAGGACTCTACAAGTGTGACATCGCTGGTGTTGAATCCGCAGAGAGCTGGCTGGCTGTGAGAG TCGCTCCAACACTTCATGAAGAGGGTCAACCTTCCCAGCATCATTCCTCTGAGCTCATCATCGTGTGGACTACAGCCACGTGTTCGATGACCCTGCTACTGCTGTTGGTGggactgtgtctttgtgtgaaacATAGAG tgtttttctgcatttcctCAAGGACGACAGTGCCAGACTCTCACTCAAGCGAAACACGAACAG tgtCTGGACTGACCGCTGTAGTTAATCCGCAAAGGCCCATTTATTCTTGCGTCACAGCAAACACGAGTCAAACAG AACCAGGAGTCTCCGTCCTCACACCAACACCAACCGTCGATGCTTCCTCCCGACGTGCATCAGATGTCTACTACACATTTGATTAG
- the LOC109140376 gene encoding low affinity immunoglobulin gamma Fc region receptor II-a isoform X2: MEVTDLCIGLFVKVLVLLVAEDQYGYCAERIDGALLRVVPNRLQFFEFDSISFDCDGFDDFTEWRVMKRIMGVTSRCGRGWKTSRTPCSLEHVLEGDSGVYWCEANETAISNSVHITVTDGSVILESPAVPVLEGSDVTLHCRNKKTSTVHVADFYKDGTLKWTIFEGSISIHNVSKSDEGLYKCDIAGVESAESWLAVREGQPSQHHSSELIIVWTTATCSMTLLLLLVGLCLCVKHRVFFCISSRTTVPDSHSSETRTVSGLTAVVNPQRPIYSCVTANTSQTEPGVSVLTPTPTVDASSRRASDVYYTFD; encoded by the exons ATGGAGGTGACAGATCTCTGCATTGGACTAT TCGTCAAAGTATTGGTGCTTCTGGTTGCAGAAGATCAGTACGGTTACTGTGCTGAGAGAATTG ACGGAGCTTTGCTTCGTGTTGTTCCAAACAGACTCCAGTTCTTCGAATTTGACTCTATCTCTTTTGATTGTGACGGATTTGATGATTTCACCGAGTGGAGAGTGATGAAGAGGATTATGGGAGTCACATCAAGGTGTGGTCGTGGCTGGAAGACATCAAGGACACCCTGCTCACTTGAACATGTCCTTGAAGGAGACAGTGGAGTTTATTGGTGTGAAGCTAACGAAACAGCGATAAGCAACTCTGTCCACATCACTGTTACCG ATGGTTCTGTGATCCTGGAGAGTCCTGCTGTCCCTGTGCTGGAGGGATCCGATGTGACTCTGCACTGCAGAAACAAGAAAACTTCCACTGTCCATGTAGCTGATTTCTATAAAGATGGCACTTTGAAATGGACTATCTTTGAAGGAAGCATCAGCATCCACAATGTTTCTAAGTCTGATGAAGGACTCTACAAGTGTGACATCGCTGGTGTTGAATCCGCAGAGAGCTGGCTGGCTGTGAGAG AGGGTCAACCTTCCCAGCATCATTCCTCTGAGCTCATCATCGTGTGGACTACAGCCACGTGTTCGATGACCCTGCTACTGCTGTTGGTGggactgtgtctttgtgtgaaacATAGAG tgtttttctgcatttcctCAAGGACGACAGTGCCAGACTCTCACTCAAGCGAAACACGAACAG tgtCTGGACTGACCGCTGTAGTTAATCCGCAAAGGCCCATTTATTCTTGCGTCACAGCAAACACGAGTCAAACAG AACCAGGAGTCTCCGTCCTCACACCAACACCAACCGTCGATGCTTCCTCCCGACGTGCATCAGATGTCTACTACACATTTGATTAG
- the LOC109140375 gene encoding low affinity immunoglobulin gamma Fc region receptor II-a-like: protein MEVRALCIRLLMDVLMLLVEPVHPNHTQESGFAQIIPTRLQLFEYTFVSFNCEGLRAPSGWTVMRNTNSKVSECVSTWKTATGSICAIKPAYQTDSGEYWCEAGGERSNAVNITVTAGSVILESPAVPVTEGAAVTLRCRSKRISSTHIADFYKDGLFIGSSFTGEKIIQHVSKSDEGLYKCSISDSGESAESRLAVRELHRETSPSPHHPDTECHTYLIMRTVFTVLLVALLLVVVGQLHCGKVRVTQKYVCICKVCKGSCQSDRSEKVNDKEC, encoded by the exons ATGGAGGTCAGAGCTCTCTGCATCAGACTGT TGATGGATGTGTTGATGCTGTTGGTTGAACCAGTTCATCCTAATCACACTCAGGAAAGTG GTTTTGCTCAGATCATTCCAACCAGACTGCAGCTCTTTGAATACACCTTCGTCTCCTTTAACTGTGAGGGTCTGAGAGCCCCATCCGGATGGACCGTCATGAGGAACACCAACAGTAAAGTCAGCGAGTGTGTCAGTACCTGGAAGACAGCGACAGGCTCCATCTGCGCCATCAAACCTGCTTATCAAACGGACAGTGGAGAGTACTGGTGCGAGGccggaggagagaggagcaacgctgtcaacatcactgtcactg CTGGTTCTGTGATCCTGGAGAGTCCGGCTGTCCCGGTGACGGAGGGAGCTGCCGTGACTCTGCGCTGTAGAAGCAAAAGGATCTCCTCTACCCACATAGCAGATTTCTATAAAGATGGACTCTTCATTGGATCCAGCTTCACAGGAGAGAAGATCATCCAGCATGTTTCTAAATCTGACGAAGGACTTTACAAGTGCAGCATCTCTGACTCTGGAGAGTCAGCAGAGAGCCGGCTGGCTGTCAGAG agctccacagagagacCAGTCCCTCACCTCATCACCCAGACACTGAATGTCACACTTACCTCATCATGAGAACTGTTTTCACCGTCTTGTTGGtggctctgctgctggtggtggtcgGACAGCTTCACTGTGGGAAAGTCAGAGTTACACAGAAATACGTATGCATATGTAAAGTCTGCAAAGGCAGCTGCCAAAGTGACCGAAGCGAAAAAGTAAACGACAAAGAATGCTGA
- the LOC113747577 gene encoding butyrophilin subfamily 3 member A2-like, protein MFHVKIGPTPKRRLCTFTVVLLLQTLSCTGQYQVKCPPQPVVAFTGADIIFPCHLIPAIDAASTTVEWTRPDLKPRFVHLWRSGEEILDDQHPSYKGRTSLPTDKLKHGDISLKLSKVKLSDEGTYRCYIPILNIDSTVELVFGSVSSPGINMSKVSDGVLLECKSKGKYLEPEVFWLDAEGNLLSAGPTQTVRGPDDLYTVSSKVTVEKSNSFTCRVQQKNINQTREAHIHVPAELFVVQSSSAVRITISLFVCFMFIGAVVFIMCRVRQIENTNRNEHMTRSQMTYLGNRKKKLEEDLKKKKEQDDVIYMITKLTEQKKNLKDQREKLTTLLQEDKAQMEAIKKNINDGYKMKKDTKMQKAEKTEKDLEERQKKHKELLENTNELQDTTDDLIIKISERKAKIEKDKEQMNKTLKEVEKEREETKKKLELEQSEEERKVLIEVEKETERKLVLLDI, encoded by the exons ATGTTTCACGTGAAGATTGGACCAACCCCCAAACGACGACTCTGCACCTTTACTGTTGTCCTGCTTCTGCAAACACTCTCCTGCACAG GTCAATATCAAGTAAAATGTCCACCTCAGCCAGTTGTGGCATTCACTGGCGCTGACATCATTTTTCCATGCCACCTGATACCTGCCATCGATGCTGCTTCCACAACTGTCGAATGGACGAGACCTGACCTGAAACCCAGATTTGTCCACTTGTGGCGTTCTGGTGAAGAGATTCTAGATGATCAGCATCCATCTTACAAAGGAAGAACATCTCTGCCCACTGATAAACTGAAACatggagacatttcactcaaactCTCCAAAGTGAAACTGTCTGATGAAGGAACATACAGGTGCTATATTCCCATACTGAATATCGACTCAACTGTTGAGCTCGTCTTTG GTTCTGTCTCCTCACCTGGAATAAACATGTCCAAAGTCAGCGATGGAGTGTTGTTAGAGTGCAAATCTAAAGGCAAGTATTTAGAGCCTGAGGTGTTCTGGCTGGACGCTGAAggaaacctcctctctgctggacctaCTCAGACAGTCAGAGGTCCTGATGACCTCTATACTGTCAGCAGCAAAGTGACTGTAGAGAAGAGTAACAGCTTCACCTGtagagtccaacagaagaacatcaacCAGACCAGAGAAGCGCACATCCATGTCCCAG CTGAACTCTTTGTGGTCCAGTCCAGTTCTGCTGTTCGCATCACCAtctccttgtttgtttgcttcatgtTTATTGGTGCAGTTGTCTTTATTATGTGCAGAGTGAGACAAATTG aaaacacaaacaggaatgAACACATGACAAGAAGTCAGATGACGTATTTGGGcaatagaaagaaaaaacttGAAGAGGacttaaagaagaagaaagaacagGATGATGTAATATACATGATTACAAAACTGACAGAGCAAAAGAAGAATCTGAAggaccagagagagaaactcaCAACACTACTGCAGGAGGATAAAGCACAGATGGAGGCGATCAAGAAGAATATAAATGACGGGtacaaaatgaagaaagacacaaaaatgcaGAAGGCTGAAAAGACCGAAAAGGatctggaggagagacagaaaaaacacaaggaacTGTTAGAGAACACAAATGAACTACAGGACACAACAGATGATctgattattaaaatatcagAAAGGAAGGCAAAAATAGAGAAAGATAAAGAGCAAATGAATAAAACCCTgaaagaggtggagaaagagagagaagagactaAGAAGAAACTTGAGTTAGAGCagtcagaggaagaaagaaaagtccTGATtgaggtggagaaagagacTGAGAGGAAACTTGTTTTACTTGACATTTAG
- the LOC109140383 gene encoding low affinity immunoglobulin gamma Fc region receptor III — protein MEATALHIRLSCSSLASPVMTVLLLLAAEVDFSYSQKADAGFPQVVPNSQQHFQYEPFVVSCEGLEGLTGWIVMKKVKETVQTCATSWSTSQGPCTIENAFLSDTGEYWCEMGGGKKSKTVNITVTAGSVILESPVHPVMEGDAVTLRCRMKPASPNLTADFFKDRHLMESGSAGNLTFTSVSGSNEGLYKCRISGAESPESWLHVRAPDHEDPQALQLSLPLWIGLGVFLFLVTLLLLIGLLRCRKQQTSTNVRDESTTSAYFQTSPFPQTVSRQATVVVPIDATYAMVTKTMMEQGY, from the exons ATGGAGGCCACAGCTCTCCACATCAGACTGT CGTGCAGCTCTCTCGCCTCTCCAGTGATGACTGTTCTGTTGCTACTGGCTGCAGAAGTTGACTTCAGTTATTCTCAAAAAGCTG ATGCAGGTTTTCCTCAGGTCGTTCCCAACAGTCAGCAGCACTTTCAATATGAGCCTTTTGTTGTGAGCTGTGAGGGACTGGAGGGGTTGACTGGATGGATAGTGATGAAGAAGGTGAAGGAAACTGTTCAAACATGTGCTACTAGCTGGTCGACATCACAGGGACCCTGTACAATTGAAAATGCCTTTCTATCTGACACTGGAGAATACTGGTGTGAAatgggaggagggaagaaaagcaAGACTGtcaacatcactgtcactg CTGGTTCTGTGATCCTGGAGAGTCCCGTGCATCCTGTGATGGAAGGAGACGCTGTGACTCTGCGCTGCAGGATGAAGCCGGCGTCCCCTAACCTCACCGCTGATTTCTTTAAAGACAGACATCTGATGGAGAGCGGCTCTGCAGGAAACCTCACCTTCACCAGCGTCTCCGGGTCTAATGAAGGACTCTACAAGTGCAGAATCTCTGGCGCTGAATCACCGGAGAGCTGGCTGCATGTCAGAG CTCCAGATCATGAAGATCCACAGgcccttcagctctctctgccACTCTGGATTGGtctgggtgtttttcttttcttggtgactctgctgctgctgatcgGATTACTGCGATGTAGGAAACAGCAAACATCAACAAACGTCAGAG ACGAATCAACAACCTCAGCCTACTTCCAGACTTCCCCCTTTCCACAAACAG tgtcAAGACAGGCCACTGTAGTTGTTCCGATTGATGCAACATATGCTATGGTCACCAAAACCATGATGGAGCAAG GTTACTGA